From the genome of Triticum aestivum cultivar Chinese Spring chromosome 3B, IWGSC CS RefSeq v2.1, whole genome shotgun sequence, one region includes:
- the LOC123065989 gene encoding uncharacterized protein yields the protein MHTWLVTSRAAIAGGWLAGWTGVRGAGVLQPYISGKTLAKMCACQDSCGSRLIAGADGRWMPARIRRLQPRHPQGGAATITYPTMGQQQFMVEPPSTSLTFPDFAAALNSLSLD from the exons ATGCATACGTGGTTGGTGACCTCGCGTGCCGCCATTGCCGGAGGCTGGCTGGCTGGATGGACGGGCGTCCGCGGTGCCGGTGTTTTGCAGCCTTACATCTCAG GGAAGACGCTTGCTAAAATGTGTGCATGCCAAGATTCCTGTGGTTCCAGACTGATTG CTGGTGCGGAtgggaggtggatgcccgcacggatCCGGCGTCTCCAACCTCGGCATccacaaggaggagcggcgacaatTACATACCCAACCATGGGGCAGCAGCAATTCATGGTTGAGCCTCCCTCTACCTCTCTCACATTCCCTGATTTTGCTGCTGCTCTAAATTCACTTTCACTTGATTGA